The following are encoded in a window of Candidatus Caldatribacterium sp. genomic DNA:
- a CDS encoding bifunctional phosphoribosyl-AMP cyclohydrolase/phosphoribosyl-ATP diphosphatase HisIE encodes MELRFDEKGLIPAVVQDAETGKVLMVAYMNEEALRRTLETKTTWFYSRSRGKLWNKGETSGHIQHVEGIYVDCDNDCLLVTVRQEGVACHTGFFSCFHRELEDGKPGEPKNGNPPFPLFAFLGELFEVIKERAQNPSPSSYTAKLLAEGKEKILRKVAEEATEVLLAAFEEEVTRKDHLRYEVADLLYHLLVLLKHEGLSFGEVMEELKKRHVKRP; translated from the coding sequence ATGGAGCTCCGCTTCGACGAAAAGGGCCTCATTCCCGCAGTCGTCCAGGACGCCGAAACTGGAAAGGTCCTCATGGTGGCCTACATGAACGAGGAGGCCCTGCGGAGGACTCTTGAGACCAAAACCACCTGGTTCTATAGCCGAAGCAGAGGCAAGCTCTGGAACAAAGGGGAGACAAGTGGCCACATCCAGCACGTTGAGGGTATATACGTTGACTGCGACAACGACTGCCTCCTTGTTACGGTGAGGCAGGAAGGGGTCGCCTGCCACACCGGGTTTTTCTCCTGCTTCCACCGAGAACTCGAGGACGGAAAGCCTGGGGAACCCAAAAACGGCAATCCTCCCTTCCCCCTTTTTGCCTTCCTTGGAGAGCTCTTTGAGGTTATCAAGGAGCGGGCTCAGAACCCTTCTCCCTCGTCCTACACGGCAAAGCTCCTTGCAGAAGGAAAGGAGAAAATCCTCCGAAAGGTCGCCGAAGAGGCGACTGAAGTCCTCCTTGCCGCTTTTGAGGAGGAGGTCACCCGAAAGGACCACCTCCGGTACGAGGTTGCGGATCTCCTGTACCATCTCCTTGTCCTCCTCAAGCACGAGGGTTTGAGCTTTGGCGAAGTCATGGAGGAGCTCAAGAAGCGGCACGTGAAAAGACCCTGA
- the hisF gene encoding imidazole glycerol phosphate synthase subunit HisF produces MLAKRIIPCLDVKEGRVVKGVHFEDLRDVGDPVELAKRYEEEGADELVFLDITASYEQREIMIHVAEKVAEVLTIPFTVGGGIGSVEHVSKLLRAGADKVSINTQAVLNPNLITELAERFGSQCVVVAIDVKRTWDRITSRSYWEVFINGGRTPTGKDALAWAQQVERLGAGEILLTSMDTDGTQSGYDISLTRKIAEKVKIPVIASGGAGKLEHLAAVLQEGKADAALVASIFHYRHYTIPEAKAFLRKRGIPVRMED; encoded by the coding sequence ATCCCATGCCTTGATGTCAAAGAGGGTCGAGTGGTCAAGGGGGTTCACTTTGAGGACCTGCGAGACGTGGGGGACCCTGTGGAACTTGCCAAGCGCTACGAGGAGGAGGGGGCGGATGAGCTCGTTTTCCTCGATATCACCGCCTCGTACGAGCAGCGGGAAATCATGATCCATGTGGCCGAGAAGGTGGCGGAAGTCCTGACTATTCCCTTCACCGTTGGCGGAGGAATCGGAAGCGTCGAGCACGTGAGCAAACTCCTCCGGGCAGGAGCCGACAAAGTCTCCATCAACACCCAGGCGGTCCTCAATCCCAACCTCATCACCGAACTTGCCGAGCGCTTTGGAAGCCAGTGCGTTGTCGTGGCCATTGATGTGAAGCGGACCTGGGACCGAATCACGTCTCGCAGTTACTGGGAGGTCTTCATCAACGGAGGTCGAACCCCCACGGGGAAGGACGCCCTTGCCTGGGCGCAGCAGGTGGAGCGCCTGGGTGCGGGGGAGATTCTCTTAACGAGCATGGACACCGATGGAACCCAGTCGGGCTACGACATAAGCCTGACACGGAAAATCGCCGAGAAGGTGAAGATTCCCGTCATTGCCTCCGGTGGAGCGGGAAAGCTCGAACACCTGGCGGCAGTGCTCCAGGAAGGAAAGGCCGATGCTGCTTTGGTGGCCTCCATTTTCCACTACCGCCACTACACCATCCCGGAGGCCAAGGCCTTCCTGCGAAAACGGGGAATCCCGGTACGGATGGAGGACTAA